One genomic window of Micrococcus flavus includes the following:
- the tatC gene encoding twin-arginine translocase subunit TatC, with product MTTVEETARRRRRGSRRAKNPNGEMPLREHLAELRNRIVKSLLAVALGAVGGFFLYQPLMAALTRPVKEAADAGALAAVSFTTIASPFDMMLKVALFIGVVVSSPIWLYQAWAFVAPGLKRTEKKYAVAFLAAAVPLFLLGVALGWLVMPQAVLFFIGFTPDGFANFPDAQTYIDFLLRLFLAFGVAMLLPVVLVGLNMLGVLPAATILKHWRITVFVIALIAALAAPGGDAITMFYLAAPLFLLFGLAILLCWVNDRRRARTAAKHAVDLEAEIAAGPRPLNEI from the coding sequence ATGACCACGGTGGAGGAGACGGCGCGCCGGCGGCGGCGCGGCAGCCGACGGGCCAAGAACCCGAACGGCGAGATGCCGCTGCGCGAGCACCTCGCGGAGCTGCGCAACCGCATCGTCAAGTCCCTCCTCGCCGTCGCCCTCGGGGCGGTCGGGGGGTTCTTCCTGTACCAGCCGCTCATGGCCGCCCTGACGCGGCCCGTCAAGGAGGCCGCCGACGCCGGCGCCCTGGCGGCGGTGTCCTTCACCACGATCGCGTCGCCCTTCGACATGATGCTCAAGGTGGCGCTGTTCATCGGTGTGGTCGTCTCCAGCCCGATCTGGCTGTACCAGGCGTGGGCGTTCGTCGCCCCCGGCCTGAAGCGCACGGAGAAGAAGTACGCCGTCGCCTTCCTCGCCGCCGCCGTGCCCCTGTTCCTGCTGGGCGTCGCCCTGGGCTGGCTCGTCATGCCGCAGGCGGTCCTGTTCTTCATCGGCTTCACCCCGGACGGCTTCGCGAACTTCCCCGACGCGCAGACCTACATCGACTTCCTCCTGCGGCTCTTCCTCGCCTTCGGCGTGGCCATGCTGCTTCCGGTGGTGCTGGTGGGCCTCAACATGCTGGGCGTGCTGCCGGCCGCGACGATCCTCAAGCACTGGCGCATCACCGTGTTCGTCATCGCCCTCATCGCCGCCCTGGCCGCTCCCGGCGGCGACGCGATCACCATGTTCTACCTCGCGGCGCCGCTGTTCCTGCTGTTCGGCCTCGCGATCCTGCTGTGCTGGGTCAACGACCGTCGGCGCGCCCGCACGGCCGCGAAGCACGCGGTGGACCTCGAGGCGGAGATCGCCGCCGGCCCCCGCCCCCTGAACGAGATCTGA
- the tatA gene encoding Sec-independent protein translocase subunit TatA — MFAGLNGWQLVIIIVLVVLLFAAPKLPSMARNLGQSMRIFSSEVKQMRTEDKERKADVDTSGAGSHPAEPVEPVEGRVVDRDDRDVR; from the coding sequence ATGTTCGCTGGACTGAACGGATGGCAGCTCGTCATCATCATCGTGCTCGTGGTGCTGCTCTTCGCGGCCCCGAAGCTCCCCTCCATGGCCCGCAACCTCGGCCAGTCCATGCGCATCTTCTCCTCGGAGGTGAAGCAGATGCGCACCGAGGACAAGGAGCGCAAGGCCGACGTCGACACCTCGGGTGCCGGCTCCCACCCCGCTGAGCCGGTCGAGCCGGTGGAGGGCCGCGTCGTCGACCGCGACGACCGCGACGTCCGCTGA
- a CDS encoding helix-turn-helix transcriptional regulator, which translates to MTVARPRSADEPAERIISLLWLLLHEPRGYAREQIRRLVVGYEGLSDGAFEKLFQRDRRALRAVGVPLTVVGGEDADDDDGPRYRVDRDSLLLQDLDLTLDERRALVRARRLWGDSPLRDEVVRAVGVLLHPGELSGQDELEGYHTVMPRADPRLEALTEAAAEQALVRFAYRDAAGALTERTVRAWLLTLVRGRWYLTGWDVDREAERSFRLSRLESAPVVLEQAPSAAARRAPRRPADLDHAALRARLAGRAEAETVRVWLAPGRGQGFRVAGRPVDPRPADGSAPGEGWELWEAATGRTEDGVVAEAATAAGHVLFPASEPEPARRLAAALTAAAELHAGPADPGCADVRLSAPVRRRVRTSSEDLVGRLLDIVGLANRSEGIDRAELRDRLGVSEADLGRDLEVLRYCGMPEREFPGFQFDVDEADGRVYVHQAAELAGPVRLTLPEAHTLVATLQTVAEMTVLTDADRDAARSAQRRIRASLADAGQDVADDAPAASVGDGASIADEGAVVAHWDVAVDPETVRTLLAAIAERAVLRVQYHGVRTDEVTDRDVEPLAVVQERTRLYLQAWCRRAEGLRVFRADRVGAVQRTGETFRPRARPGRWRLHPEGEGVSALVRWDHAVRDAAEAYRPTAAATLEDGTALTRLTLLDEEAAVALAARHGGRVEVVEPVDLRDAVAARLEGAARRARGAVA; encoded by the coding sequence ATGACCGTCGCCCGGCCCCGCTCCGCGGACGAGCCCGCCGAACGGATCATCTCCCTGCTGTGGCTGCTGCTCCACGAGCCGCGCGGCTACGCCCGGGAGCAGATCCGGCGGCTCGTCGTGGGGTACGAGGGGCTGAGCGACGGCGCGTTCGAGAAGCTCTTCCAGCGGGACCGCCGCGCGCTGCGCGCCGTCGGGGTCCCGCTCACCGTGGTCGGCGGCGAGGACGCGGACGACGACGACGGCCCCCGCTACCGGGTGGACCGCGACTCCCTCCTGCTGCAGGACCTGGACCTCACCCTCGACGAGCGCCGCGCCCTCGTGCGCGCCCGCCGGCTCTGGGGGGACTCGCCGCTGCGGGACGAGGTGGTCCGCGCCGTGGGGGTGCTCCTGCACCCCGGCGAGCTCTCGGGCCAGGATGAGCTCGAGGGCTATCACACGGTGATGCCCCGGGCCGATCCCCGCCTCGAGGCGCTGACGGAGGCCGCCGCCGAGCAGGCCCTCGTGCGCTTCGCCTACCGGGACGCCGCCGGCGCCCTGACCGAGCGCACCGTGCGGGCCTGGCTGCTCACCCTGGTGCGCGGCCGGTGGTACCTCACCGGGTGGGACGTGGACCGGGAGGCCGAGCGCTCGTTCCGGCTCTCCCGCCTCGAGTCCGCCCCCGTGGTCCTCGAGCAGGCCCCCTCCGCGGCGGCCCGCCGCGCCCCCCGACGCCCTGCGGACCTGGACCACGCCGCCCTGCGCGCCCGCCTGGCCGGACGCGCCGAGGCCGAGACCGTCCGCGTGTGGCTGGCCCCCGGACGCGGTCAGGGGTTCCGGGTGGCTGGCCGCCCGGTGGATCCCCGCCCGGCCGACGGATCCGCCCCCGGCGAGGGCTGGGAGCTGTGGGAGGCCGCCACCGGCCGCACCGAGGACGGCGTGGTGGCCGAGGCCGCCACGGCCGCCGGGCACGTGCTCTTCCCCGCCTCGGAGCCCGAGCCGGCCCGCCGCCTGGCCGCGGCCCTCACCGCCGCCGCGGAGCTGCACGCCGGGCCCGCCGACCCCGGGTGCGCCGACGTCCGCCTGAGCGCGCCGGTCCGGCGCCGCGTGCGCACCTCGAGCGAGGACCTCGTGGGCCGCCTCCTGGACATCGTGGGCCTGGCCAACCGCTCCGAGGGCATCGACCGCGCGGAGCTGCGGGACCGGCTCGGCGTGTCCGAGGCGGACCTGGGCCGGGACCTGGAGGTGCTGCGCTACTGCGGCATGCCCGAGCGCGAGTTCCCCGGGTTCCAGTTCGACGTGGACGAGGCCGACGGGCGGGTGTACGTCCACCAGGCCGCGGAGCTCGCCGGCCCCGTGCGGCTGACCCTGCCGGAGGCCCACACCCTGGTGGCCACCCTGCAGACGGTGGCCGAGATGACCGTCCTGACCGACGCCGACCGCGACGCCGCCCGCTCCGCTCAGCGCCGGATCCGGGCCTCCCTCGCGGACGCCGGCCAGGACGTGGCCGACGACGCCCCCGCGGCCTCGGTCGGGGACGGCGCATCGATCGCGGACGAGGGCGCCGTCGTCGCCCACTGGGACGTGGCCGTGGACCCGGAGACCGTGCGGACGCTGCTCGCGGCCATCGCCGAGCGCGCCGTGCTGCGTGTGCAGTACCACGGGGTACGCACGGACGAGGTGACGGATCGGGACGTGGAGCCGCTCGCCGTGGTGCAGGAGCGCACCCGCCTGTACCTGCAGGCCTGGTGCCGCCGCGCCGAGGGGCTGCGCGTCTTCCGCGCGGACCGGGTGGGCGCGGTCCAGCGCACGGGGGAGACGTTCCGGCCTCGCGCACGCCCCGGCCGCTGGCGACTGCATCCCGAGGGGGAGGGGGTCTCCGCGCTGGTGCGCTGGGACCACGCCGTCCGCGACGCCGCCGAGGCCTACCGCCCCACGGCGGCCGCCACGCTGGAGGACGGCACCGCCCTGACCCGGCTGACGCTGCTGGACGAGGAGGCTGCCGTCGCCCTGGCCGCCCGTCACGGCGGACGCGTCGAGGTGGTCGAGCCCGTGGACCTCCGCGACGCCGTCGCGGCGCGCCTCGAGGGGGCCGCCCGGCGTGCCCGCGGCGCGGTAGCCTAG
- a CDS encoding FKBP-type peptidyl-prolyl cis-trans isomerase, which translates to MSFGQRDYDRTKPEIDFPGDTPPEELVVEDLIEGSGPAVERGSRVQVHYVGVAWSTGEEFDASWNRGTPLPLTVGVGQVIAGWDQGLLGMKVGGRRRLEIPPHLGYGAQGAGSAIGPNETLIFVCDLVSVD; encoded by the coding sequence ATGTCCTTCGGACAGCGCGACTACGACCGCACCAAGCCCGAGATCGACTTCCCCGGCGACACCCCGCCCGAGGAGCTCGTCGTCGAGGACCTGATCGAGGGCTCCGGCCCCGCCGTGGAGCGCGGCTCCCGCGTCCAGGTCCACTACGTGGGCGTGGCCTGGTCCACCGGCGAGGAGTTCGACGCCTCGTGGAACCGCGGCACCCCGCTGCCGCTGACGGTGGGCGTCGGCCAGGTCATCGCCGGCTGGGACCAGGGCCTGCTCGGGATGAAGGTGGGCGGCCGCCGTCGCCTCGAGATCCCGCCGCACCTGGGCTACGGGGCGCAGGGCGCCGGCTCGGCGATCGGGCCGAACGAGACCCTGATCTTCGTGTGCGACCTGGTCTCGGTCGACTGA
- a CDS encoding FKBP-type peptidyl-prolyl cis-trans isomerase, with protein MTSIVPSVAAPRRRRRPLTALTLGAAGLLLATACSAGESEEGASSSEGQGSASSSAAEQSSTSPATEGAGQGDPAALDGVSVTVAEDGTPSVAVGDGVETDQPTTRVLDAGEEQKLGRGSIAKLHYLSADPATGDVQAESFTQDPQTVVLDDQLKQANPEMYELLTGVGVGGQIAAYVPSQEVPAPAAPSASAGASASTTSVPAQLFVYSVAGQVPSQAQGEEVAERDERLPEVTVQDGRPVIATPEGEAPETLVVQPLIQGEGREVAAEDAVTVHYTGVTWSEGATFDSSWERGAPTTFPLSGVIEGWSKGLEGQKVGSRVLISIPSEQAYGEQGSPPDIGPNEDLLFVVDILDAQAPAPQN; from the coding sequence ATGACCTCCATCGTTCCCTCCGTCGCGGCTCCGCGCCGCCGTCGCCGTCCCCTGACCGCCCTGACCCTCGGCGCGGCCGGCCTACTGCTGGCCACCGCGTGCAGCGCGGGCGAGTCCGAGGAGGGCGCCTCGTCCTCGGAGGGCCAGGGGTCGGCGTCGTCGTCCGCGGCCGAGCAGTCCTCCACCTCGCCCGCGACCGAGGGCGCCGGCCAGGGCGATCCCGCGGCCCTGGACGGGGTGTCCGTCACCGTGGCCGAGGACGGCACGCCGAGCGTCGCCGTGGGCGACGGCGTGGAGACGGACCAGCCGACCACCCGTGTCCTGGACGCCGGCGAGGAGCAGAAGCTCGGGCGCGGCTCGATCGCGAAGCTGCACTACCTGTCCGCGGATCCGGCCACGGGCGACGTCCAGGCGGAGTCGTTCACGCAGGACCCGCAGACCGTCGTCCTGGACGACCAGCTGAAGCAGGCGAACCCGGAGATGTACGAGCTGCTCACGGGCGTGGGCGTGGGCGGGCAGATCGCCGCCTACGTGCCGTCCCAGGAGGTGCCCGCCCCGGCCGCGCCGTCGGCCTCGGCGGGCGCGTCGGCGTCGACCACCAGCGTGCCGGCCCAGCTGTTCGTCTACTCGGTCGCCGGGCAGGTGCCTTCGCAGGCCCAGGGCGAGGAGGTCGCCGAGCGCGACGAGCGCCTGCCCGAGGTCACCGTCCAGGACGGCCGCCCCGTCATCGCGACGCCCGAGGGCGAGGCCCCGGAGACGCTCGTCGTCCAGCCCCTCATCCAAGGTGAGGGCCGCGAGGTCGCCGCGGAGGACGCCGTGACCGTGCATTACACGGGCGTGACGTGGTCCGAGGGGGCCACCTTCGACTCGTCGTGGGAGCGCGGCGCCCCGACGACGTTCCCGCTCTCCGGCGTGATCGAGGGCTGGTCGAAGGGCCTGGAGGGCCAGAAGGTCGGTTCCCGCGTGCTGATCTCGATCCCCTCCGAGCAGGCCTACGGCGAGCAGGGCTCCCCGCCGGACATCGGGCCGAACGAGGACCTGCTGTTCGTCGTCGACATCCTCGACGCCCAGGCCCCGGCCCCCCAGAACTGA
- the pafA gene encoding Pup--protein ligase, producing the protein MGLETEYGVQHWNPAARPLSAEEVVRYLFRPVLEWGRSSNVFVSNGSRLYLDVGSHPEYATAECSTLDELIASDAAGDRILQDLIGRAEAALAADGIGGSLHLYRNNADSSGSSYGSHENYLLRRRTEYRRLTEALVPFLVSRQILVGAGRVVPAGTWPEGTGEAHFAFSQRADFVQEGVSSSTTRSRPIINTRDEPHADASLYRRLHVIVGDTNLSEPTHLLRFGATDLMLRMIEAGFPLGDHRVTHPTLAVRQVSHDLTGTARIALREGEASALDLQSHYLEAAHRFVDAEGAHHERVAEVLDLWGTVLDAVRSQDFGPIEDTIDWAVKLRLLERFRERDGLDWSAPRIAQLDLAFHDIAPGQGLFAMLRERGAVRRVLPEGAAAAAVDAAPTTTRAAVRAEFIARARERGMDYAVDWTTLKLVDHPLHTISLKDPFDTALDAVDALFARVG; encoded by the coding sequence ATGGGCCTGGAGACCGAGTACGGGGTCCAGCACTGGAATCCCGCCGCCCGGCCCCTGAGCGCCGAGGAGGTGGTGCGCTACCTCTTCCGCCCCGTGCTCGAGTGGGGTCGCTCGTCCAACGTGTTCGTCTCCAACGGCTCGCGCCTGTACCTGGACGTGGGCTCGCACCCGGAGTACGCCACGGCGGAGTGCTCCACCCTGGACGAGCTCATCGCCTCGGACGCCGCGGGCGACCGGATCCTGCAGGACCTGATCGGCCGGGCCGAGGCCGCCCTGGCCGCGGACGGGATCGGCGGGTCCCTGCACCTCTACCGCAACAACGCCGACTCCTCCGGCAGCTCGTACGGCTCCCATGAGAACTACCTGCTGCGCCGCCGCACGGAGTACCGCCGCCTCACCGAGGCGCTCGTGCCGTTCCTGGTCTCCCGGCAGATCCTGGTCGGCGCCGGGCGCGTGGTGCCGGCGGGGACATGGCCCGAGGGCACGGGGGAAGCGCACTTCGCGTTCTCCCAGCGCGCCGACTTCGTCCAGGAGGGCGTGTCCTCCTCGACCACCCGGTCCCGCCCCATCATCAACACCCGCGACGAGCCGCACGCGGACGCCTCCCTGTACCGGCGCCTGCACGTGATCGTGGGGGACACCAACCTCTCCGAGCCCACGCACCTGCTGCGCTTCGGGGCCACGGACCTGATGCTGCGCATGATCGAGGCGGGCTTCCCGCTGGGCGACCACCGCGTCACCCACCCGACGCTGGCCGTGCGGCAGGTCTCGCACGACCTGACGGGCACCGCCCGGATCGCCCTGCGCGAGGGCGAGGCCAGCGCCCTGGACCTGCAGAGCCACTACCTCGAGGCGGCGCACCGGTTCGTCGACGCCGAGGGCGCGCACCACGAGCGGGTGGCCGAGGTCCTGGACCTGTGGGGCACCGTGCTCGACGCCGTCCGGTCGCAGGACTTCGGCCCGATCGAGGACACGATCGACTGGGCGGTCAAGCTGCGCCTGCTCGAGCGGTTCCGCGAGCGCGACGGCCTCGACTGGTCGGCCCCCCGGATCGCGCAGCTGGACCTGGCCTTCCACGACATCGCCCCCGGCCAGGGGCTCTTCGCGATGCTGCGGGAGCGCGGCGCCGTGCGCCGGGTCCTGCCGGAGGGCGCGGCCGCGGCCGCCGTCGACGCGGCCCCGACCACCACGCGCGCGGCGGTGCGGGCGGAGTTCATCGCCCGGGCCCGCGAGCGCGGGATGGACTACGCGGTGGACTGGACCACGCTCAAGCTCGTCGACCATCCCCTGCACACGATCAGTCTCAAGGACCCGTTCGACACCGCCCTCGACGCCGTGGACGCCCTGTTCGCGCGCGTCGGCTGA
- a CDS encoding ubiquitin-like protein Pup, with the protein MSQEQIRPRPAGGDDDAPAPGQAQVKAQTQDTGLDGLLDEIDAVLETNAEEFVKGFVQKGGQ; encoded by the coding sequence ATGTCCCAGGAGCAGATCCGCCCCCGTCCCGCCGGCGGCGACGACGACGCCCCCGCCCCAGGCCAGGCCCAGGTCAAGGCCCAGACCCAGGACACCGGCCTGGACGGCCTCCTGGACGAGATCGACGCGGTGCTGGAGACCAACGCCGAGGAGTTCGTCAAGGGCTTCGTGCAGAAGGGCGGCCAGTGA
- a CDS encoding pyrimidine dimer DNA glycosylase/endonuclease V, translated as MRLWTLHPRLLDRQGLTGAWREALLAQAALARRTKGYRNHPQLERFRDHGDPAAAIGAFLSGIVLEATARGYRFDVSRIDRPLDAAPDADGAPGELVLPFRLAPIPASTGQRDHEWAHLRAKLADRSPEWLARWEHVAVPDLHPLFELEDGPVASWERV; from the coding sequence ATGCGACTGTGGACCCTGCACCCGAGACTCCTCGACCGACAGGGCCTCACCGGCGCGTGGCGGGAGGCGCTTCTGGCCCAGGCCGCCCTCGCGCGCCGCACGAAGGGCTATCGGAACCACCCCCAGCTCGAGCGGTTCCGGGACCACGGGGACCCGGCGGCGGCGATCGGCGCGTTCCTGTCCGGGATCGTCCTCGAGGCGACCGCCCGCGGGTACCGGTTCGACGTCTCCCGCATCGACCGGCCCCTGGACGCCGCGCCCGACGCCGACGGCGCCCCCGGCGAGCTGGTCCTGCCCTTCCGGCTGGCCCCGATCCCGGCGTCCACCGGCCAGCGGGACCACGAGTGGGCCCATCTGCGGGCCAAGCTCGCCGACCGCAGCCCGGAGTGGCTGGCGCGCTGGGAGCACGTGGCGGTCCCGGACCTGCACCCCCTCTTCGAGCTCGAGGACGGCCCCGTCGCCTCGTGGGAGCGAGTCTGA
- a CDS encoding cyclodeaminase/cyclohydrolase family protein encodes MIRHESIEGYLQRLASGDPTPGGGATGALAVAEGAGLVSMAARYSDRDDVSRRCGDLIRVCLAVADEDERGFGAVAEAFGLSRGSDQERADRSAAIQEALAEAVRPPVAIVDAVERLLREAEEVLEDGNPNTLSDVGTALGCARAGLTAAVVTLETNLAPLKDDERSADLRERIGRAEELAGRVDALVGRVRELITG; translated from the coding sequence ATGATCCGACACGAGAGCATCGAGGGATACCTGCAGCGCCTGGCCTCGGGGGACCCGACGCCCGGCGGAGGCGCCACGGGGGCGCTCGCCGTGGCCGAGGGCGCCGGCCTGGTCTCCATGGCCGCCCGCTACTCGGACCGAGACGACGTGTCCCGGCGGTGCGGCGACCTCATCCGGGTCTGCCTCGCGGTGGCCGACGAGGACGAACGGGGTTTCGGGGCGGTCGCCGAGGCCTTCGGCCTGTCGCGGGGGTCCGATCAGGAGCGGGCGGACCGGTCGGCGGCCATCCAGGAGGCCCTGGCCGAGGCGGTCCGCCCGCCCGTGGCGATCGTCGACGCGGTCGAGCGCCTCCTCCGGGAGGCCGAGGAGGTCCTCGAGGACGGCAACCCGAACACCCTCTCCGACGTCGGCACGGCACTGGGATGCGCGCGCGCCGGCCTGACGGCCGCCGTCGTGACCCTCGAGACGAACCTGGCGCCGCTGAAGGACGACGAGCGCTCCGCGGACCTGCGGGAGCGCATCGGCCGCGCCGAGGAACTCGCCGGCCGCGTCGACGCCCTCGTGGGACGCGTGCGCGAGCTCATCACGGGCTGA
- a CDS encoding MBL fold metallo-hydrolase produces the protein MFIPRVADGVHLLTHAHVNVYLVEDEDGLTLVDAGLPSMWPMLGEALEQIGRRPQEIAALLLTHGHFDHVGFARRAHREWGVPVHVHPGDRRLARHPYRYRPERNRLLYPLTHPRSLPVLGGMAAAGALTVRGVGDTRGLEAGRVAEVPGRPEVIHTPGHTAGHVVLHLPDRDAVITADALVTLDPYTARTGPQIVASAATADTAADLDSLDAIAATGAGTLLPGHGGPWHGGAAEAVRRARQEGAH, from the coding sequence ATGTTCATCCCGCGCGTCGCCGACGGCGTCCACCTGCTCACCCACGCCCATGTGAACGTCTACCTCGTCGAGGACGAGGACGGCCTCACGCTCGTGGACGCCGGCCTGCCGAGCATGTGGCCGATGCTGGGCGAGGCCCTCGAGCAGATCGGCCGACGGCCCCAGGAGATCGCCGCCCTCCTGCTGACCCACGGGCACTTCGACCACGTCGGGTTCGCCCGGCGCGCGCACCGCGAATGGGGGGTGCCCGTCCACGTCCATCCGGGGGACCGCCGGCTGGCCCGGCACCCCTACCGCTACCGCCCGGAGCGCAACCGTCTCCTGTACCCGCTCACCCACCCGCGGTCCCTGCCCGTGCTCGGCGGGATGGCGGCCGCGGGTGCCCTGACGGTCCGCGGGGTGGGGGACACCCGCGGTCTGGAGGCCGGTCGGGTGGCGGAGGTCCCCGGCCGGCCCGAGGTGATCCACACCCCGGGCCACACGGCCGGCCACGTGGTCCTGCACCTCCCGGACCGCGACGCCGTCATCACGGCCGACGCCCTGGTCACCCTCGACCCGTACACCGCGCGGACCGGCCCGCAGATCGTGGCCTCCGCGGCGACGGCCGACACCGCCGCCGACCTGGACTCCCTCGACGCGATCGCCGCCACGGGGGCGGGGACGCTGCTCCCCGGGCATGGCGGACCCTGGCACGGCGGGGCCGCCGAGGCCGTCCGCCGGGCGCGACAGGAGGGGGCCCACTGA
- the dop gene encoding depupylase/deamidase Dop: protein MSAPGRLPGGIGAAPSGTTPAGTPAFDGQRRLFPPEVTAPPLGRDAAGWGVHRVMGTETEFGIHAPANPGAHHSVLSVELVNAYADLVTHGGGAVAGTEWDYAGESPLVDARGWRMPRSAAHPSQLTDQALVGPDGEPVHLLLSTVLPNGARWYVDHAHPEYSSPETASPREAMVWDAAGDRVAQAAAEHIGAAEGAPEVLVYKNNTDGKGRSYGTHENYLVARALDFEELTAVLLPFFAARQVLVGAGRVGLGPEGKRAGFQLSQRADFFEEQVGLETTVRRPIVNTRDEPHASAHAYRRLHVIIGDATLSQHATWLRLGMTSLVLALAEAGTAPRLRLADPVAALQAISHDSTLRVRVPVWATDDDGTRRTEMSGLEILGAYHRAAAEHCARFGVTDTETADVLAAWGQDLADAAEDPLSLADRADWAAKLRVLEGLRARGGLSWDDPRLAMVDLQYADLRPAKSLHARLVAAGALRVLASEEEVAAAVRTPPASTRAWTRGNLVRRHGDLVAGAAWESVLLRAGGEDARIHRLHLAEPLVGAAEDLPGWWDGAGEGPSARELAATLVPLLRRD from the coding sequence ATGAGCGCCCCGGGACGCCTGCCCGGCGGGATCGGCGCCGCCCCCTCCGGCACGACGCCGGCCGGCACCCCCGCCTTCGACGGCCAGCGCCGGCTGTTCCCACCGGAGGTGACCGCCCCTCCGCTCGGCCGGGACGCCGCCGGCTGGGGCGTGCACCGCGTCATGGGCACCGAGACCGAGTTCGGGATCCACGCGCCCGCCAACCCGGGGGCGCACCACAGCGTGCTCTCGGTGGAGCTGGTCAACGCGTACGCGGACCTGGTGACCCACGGCGGCGGCGCCGTGGCGGGCACGGAGTGGGACTACGCGGGGGAGTCCCCGCTCGTGGACGCCCGCGGTTGGCGCATGCCCCGCTCGGCGGCCCACCCCTCGCAGCTCACGGACCAGGCCCTCGTGGGCCCGGACGGCGAGCCGGTCCACCTGCTGCTGTCCACCGTGCTGCCCAACGGAGCGCGCTGGTACGTGGACCACGCCCACCCGGAGTACTCCTCGCCGGAGACCGCCTCCCCGCGCGAGGCCATGGTGTGGGACGCGGCGGGGGACCGGGTCGCCCAGGCCGCCGCCGAGCACATCGGCGCCGCCGAGGGCGCCCCCGAGGTGCTGGTGTACAAGAACAACACGGACGGCAAGGGCCGCTCGTACGGCACCCACGAGAACTACCTCGTGGCGCGCGCCCTCGACTTCGAGGAGCTGACCGCGGTGCTGCTGCCGTTCTTCGCGGCCCGGCAGGTGCTCGTGGGCGCCGGGCGCGTGGGCCTGGGCCCCGAGGGGAAGCGGGCCGGGTTCCAGCTCTCCCAGCGCGCGGACTTCTTCGAGGAGCAGGTGGGCCTGGAGACCACCGTCCGCCGGCCGATCGTGAACACCCGCGACGAGCCGCACGCCAGCGCGCACGCCTACCGGCGCCTGCACGTGATCATCGGCGACGCCACCCTGAGCCAGCACGCCACGTGGCTGCGCCTGGGGATGACGTCGCTCGTCCTGGCGCTGGCGGAGGCGGGCACCGCTCCGCGACTGCGCCTGGCCGACCCCGTGGCCGCGCTCCAGGCCATCAGCCACGATTCCACGCTCCGGGTGCGCGTCCCCGTATGGGCGACCGACGACGACGGCACGCGCCGGACGGAGATGTCCGGGCTCGAGATCCTGGGCGCCTACCATCGCGCCGCGGCGGAGCACTGCGCGCGCTTCGGCGTCACCGACACCGAGACCGCGGACGTGCTCGCGGCGTGGGGTCAGGACCTGGCCGACGCCGCCGAGGATCCGCTGTCCCTGGCGGACCGGGCCGACTGGGCCGCGAAGCTGCGTGTCCTCGAGGGTCTGCGCGCCCGGGGCGGGCTGTCCTGGGACGACCCGCGCCTGGCGATGGTGGACCTGCAGTACGCGGACCTGCGCCCGGCGAAGTCCCTGCACGCCCGCCTCGTGGCCGCCGGCGCCCTGCGTGTGCTCGCCTCGGAGGAGGAGGTCGCGGCCGCCGTCAGGACCCCGCCGGCGAGCACCCGGGCGTGGACGCGCGGCAACCTCGTCCGTCGCCACGGGGACCTCGTGGCCGGCGCCGCGTGGGAGTCCGTACTCCTGCGCGCCGGGGGAGAGGACGCCCGCATCCACCGGCTGCACCTCGCCGAGCCCCTCGTGGGCGCGGCGGAGGACCTGCCCGGCTGGTGGGACGGGGCCGGCGAGGGCCCCTCGGCACGGGAGCTCGCCGCCACCCTCGTGCCGTTGCTGCGCCGGGACTGA